ACCAGCACCTCCTGGGGTAATACTTCCTTGGCGAATACCTTGCGCGTTTCGTCGCTCTGCTGCTGCCTATTGGCCACCTTCTCCTGCTCCTTGGCTTCCGGCGAGGCTGCCGATGTGGAAGAGGAGGCAGGAGATGGCTGCGTCACTGGCTCCTGGGCATCGATTTGCCGGAGGGCGCTGAAGGTGAGCTGGCGGATCTCCTGGGCACTCAGAACCAAATCAAAGTGCCTCTCCAGAGTCTGCTTGATCTCCGTGCTCATCAGCGAGTCCATGCCTAGATCAAACAGGGTGGTCTTATCGGAGACGCTCTTCACATCCCGGAGGCCCATGATATTGGCTATGGTGGCGATCAGACTCAATCTGTTGGCCTGCTCGGTTTTGCGTTTCTCTGCGAGCACCATGGAGGCCATAACGGCATGAGGCTGCTGCAGGAACAGGTCTAGGGTCTCCAGGCAGCTGTTCATTCGCTGGGGCAGGGTGCCACCCACCACAGTGTCGTTGTTTCCCATATGCTCGATGATGAGACCAGTATCTCCGATGGCACCCCACTGGATGGCAGTTCCCGGATATCCATCCGCTTGCCGCTGCTCGCAGATCCGTtccatcgctgagttggcCAACCCGTAGTTGGTCTGCCCCAGGTTTCCTCTGCCGCAAGCCAAGCTCGAGAAGCAAACAAAGTACTCTAGGGCAAGGCACAAGCTTCGGGATATCCTGTCCAGGTGCTGTGTGGCCAGCAGCTTGGGCGCAGTCACCAGCTCAAAGTTCTTAGTGGTCTGATCTTCGATTAGTCCGTCTCTTAGCACCGCCGCTAGGTTAAAGATGCCTCCCACCAAAGCCAGCTTGTTGCTCACCTCAAGAAGCTTTTGGCATCCGGCGGCAGTGGTCGCATCATTGGTATCAATGAGCACTTGGACACCTCGCTCGTGCCAACGACGGATCATCAGGGCTTGGTAGCCGCTCTTCACTCCGGATCGGGAGCTTAGGACCAGGAAGCGAGCACCGCGGGATACAAGCCAGTTGGCCAGCTCCAGACCGAATCCGCCCAGACCTCCAACCAAAATGTAACTCTTCTCCGGATGCATATAGGAACGGGGAATGGCCTGGATCTGGCGGAGACGCGGAAGGGCAgactgctgctcctcctctaGGCGTACCTTGATCACCACCTTGCCAATGTGCTTGCCAGAGGCCATGAACCGGAAGGCCTTCTCGATTTCCTGATCTGCGAAAACAGTGGTGGGCAAGGGGCGCACGGCTCCCTTTTTGATGCCCTCCGCCACTAGCTTGGCCACCATCAGCTGCATCTCCTCCTCGCCTTCCATTATGCTGTCGAGCAGGATGCCGTGGAAGGAGGTGTTCTTCAAGAACACGGACATTCCCAGGGGCGTGTTGTTGCTCAAGTCGAACTTGCCGATCTCCAGGAATCGTCCATTGAGTGCCAGGCACCGGATGGAAGCCTGCAGCTTCTCCTCCGACAAGGAGTTCAGTACGAGTTCTACTCCTTCTCCGTGGGTTTCACTCATGATGAGTTGCTCGAAGGATGTGTCGCGGGAGTTGCCAATATTGCGAGCCTGCAGTTTGGGGAAGCGTCTTTGGAGGAATTCGCGCTTCTCCTTGCTACCCACGGTGGTGAACACTGTGAGTCCATGAGCCAGGGCTACGGAGATGGCAGCCTGACCCACACCCCCAGAACCGGCGTGGATGAGGATCCGTTCGCCCTTCTTCATTTGGCCTCTCACAACCAATGCGTAGTAGACTGTGGCATAAACACAAGGCACTGTCGAAGCCTCCTCCATTGTCCAGTCCTTGGGAATTTCCCACATCAGATTTTTGTTGGCTAGGCAATTGGTGGCCAGAGATTTTGCAGTGACCATGGCCATGACACGGCGACCGCGGGAGTCCCGCCCAGAAAACTCCAGTCCCAGGACACAATCCTGATAGGCCAAGTCTCCCGGCAGGGCATCTACGCCCAGCTTGCCCGAGGCCAGCATCACGTCCCTGAAGTTCAAAGGAGCATAGTAGACGGTACACGGCTCCAAGTGGGACTGATTGGGATTGGTGCGAGGACTCTCGATCCAGCGCAGCGATGAGAGATCTCCCTTAACCAGGGTATTCACATAGGCATGCTCCACGGGCAGAAGAGGAGATTGAGATTCCATTTTGAGATGACGGAAGCTGCCCCAGCTGCCATTCCTGTACACATTGATGGACAGATCCTTGGCCAGTTGATCGGCAAAGAAGGGTTCCTCTAAGGAGAAGGCAGGTAAGCCCTCGTCCAGTATGAGGTAGAGACGGACGCAGTTACCACCTGGCTCCCTCTTCAAGCAGTTTATCAAGCCCAAAGCCCCGGAATTGGGTTCGCCTTGGGCCACCAAATATAGGTTTCTCTTTTCGGCTTGGGATCTTAGCATAGCACTCTTGAGGTCACTCACCCATTTAAAATGCTCGTTGGTCAAGTGAAGGGTTGAGGATGGAATGGTCTTAATATGTACTGCCTTTCTGGCCAACACCAGCACTCGATCCACTCCGTAGAACTGCTCCAATAGCGGCACCAGTTGTAGTTTGCTTAGAATTTCCTTTCCAATGTGGGTGTAATTGGTAGCTATTTCCTCCAGTAGCAGGAAGCCCCCATCGGACTTAAGGCTGTCGACGCAGTTTTGAATATCATTTGGAGTATTTTTCGACAGCAAATCGAGACTGTATACAAAGTGACACTGCTGCTCCACTGGTCCGGCTGAGAGATCCTTTGCGATTACACGAATTCCATGCTCCTTCAATTGCTCACCCAACTCTGACTCGTTGGTGGAGCTTGTGACCACTGCCAAGTCTCCTACCAAAATGGGCTCGCTCTCAATTAGTTCTAGAAGCTGCACAGCACTCAGAGTATCCAAACTGGAGCGGGTGCCGGCGAGCTCCACGCCCTTGAGTTTCACAGCTCCGCCGCTGTTTTCGATAATGGTTTGTAGAGCCACAGCCAGAGCTGTGCTCCTGGACTTTTGCTGATCCTCGCGCTGCCCCAAGTGTTGAACGTAGGGAACGTACCTATAACGTTCCAGACTGGGAGCAGCTTGGCCCCCAGATCGCCTCTGCGTCTGGGCCGTTTTCATCTTGTGTATTTCCACGCCACCGCACTTGACCACCGAAATGTTGCTGTGCCAGCTGACGGGCAGTTTCTGTTGGTGCTTCTTGGCCAGCTCCAGATGTTTCAAGGGATCGATCAGGGCTCGTTCGATGCCAGTTGGCACATACAATTCCCGGATATCGTTACTCAAGATGCGGAACTGCAGCATGGTGTCCATGAAGCTGATCCAGTTGTCCATCCACTGGAGTTTGCCAGTCACGGCTGCGATGTCTGCTTCCAAGATTCCCTGAAAGGACAATAAAGGATAGCGACAGAGGCGATAAGAATGATTTCAGTGGAAAGAGGTTCTGTTTAAGTCTCACCTGAAAAGCACCACTGTAGTCGTATCCTCTTAGCCTCAACTCCTTGTAGATGTCCTTGGTGCCAAGTTTGCTTGAACCCGCAATCCCCGGAAGAGACGGCAGCTGCAGTCGCTCCTGGTGGACGTTAGTAACTAGCCGAATTTTTCCGGAGGCTACCAAGCTGCTGCCCTCGCAGATTTCAAAGCTGCTACTTCCTGGGAAGAAGTTGAGAGTCAGTTTGACGACTGTACCCACTCCTAGGATAGTGGCGCGATGGAAGACCACATCCTCGAACAGAACAGGAGTGCGCAGATAGTCCAATCCCTGCTGCTGGGCGAGACTCATCCAGGCCAGAGTCATATAGCCCGTGGCCGGGAACAGAATCCTTCCATCAATTGTGTGCCCCGCCAAGAAGGTGTTCTCCTCCTTGGCCAGGTCCAGCTCCACGCTTAGTTGTCCAGCCTGGCGACCGCCCTTGAACTTGGGGTAGTTCCACTTCTGGGAGTGGTCCCACCCAATCTGGGAGCCCAGCATGGGCGTACCTCGCGACACCGGGTAAGTAACGGAAGGAGAGATCTTTAGGATTTGCGGTTGTCCCCCGGCAGCGTACAACCTGCCAAGCTGGCTCAGGAGGAACTCGAAGTTGTTGGCATGGCCACGTTGCATGAGACTCACGTAGCTGATTTGCGGACTCAGAGATCGGAGGATAGCCCGGAAGAGACCATGTGGTGCTATTTCCACGATGACAGCGTTACTGGGAATCTTCTTCACAGCCTGATGGAAGAGTACCGGCGAGATCAAATTGTTGATGAAGTATCCGGCGGATGCCAGGTTATTCTTCTCCGAGCCCCACTCCGCTTCGTGGACGCTGGTGCTCAGCCACTTAGGACTCTTCTGCTTTGGGTCCCTAATCAGCTTCTCCAGATTACGGCGCAGCATGGGAGCTGCTCCCTCGATGTACGGACTGTGGAAAGCATAGCCTCCTGATCCCACTTCCCTCACAAAAATACCCTCCGCGGCCAGACTCTTGATGGCAGCATCCATGGAGGCCGTTGGACCAGATACCGTGCAGTTATCGTCGCTATTATGGCACACTGGATAGCAATCCTTTGGAAGGTGGGCCGCAATTTCGTCCCAGCTTAGCCCCACGGCTGCCATCTTGCCGCGAGGCAAGTCCGGCGTGTCCAGGACGCTTCTGCCACGCCAATAGGCAGCCAACACAGTCTGTTCTGCCGTCAGGCAACCATCCATGTAAGCAGCTCCCAGTTCCCCGGCAGAGTGGCCAATGATTCCATCTGGACGAATGTCCAAGGTCTTTAGTAAATCCGTAAGAGCCACCTGGACGGCGGAAACGGACACGAAGGAATACAGCATGTTGTCGAAAGTCCGCTCCGTGGACCGAGTTAGAACGTCTATAAGATCAAAGTCCACTTTGGCAAGTACCTGCGGAAACCCAAAGAATATTTTCCATAATTCTTAGATTTTATAGTTCTTAAAGGTTctagttttcaaatttatttataatggCCCCCAGGAATACTCCTTAGGGCTCTAcgaaaaattaatttagaCTCATTAGAGTGCTCCTCTCCACGGAAATCTTTAGTAAAAGGCGAAAGATTTATTCGACAACTGAAGAGAAACCAGAGTACCTTTCTCAGCTCAGACCAGAAGCTCTACCTTATGAGTCTGCTAAAACCAATTGAGAATCATAGTTTGGAAAAAACAAGGATAGGAGGCACCCTAAATTAGGCTACAGGGACGGCAAACCCACTCAGGTAAAATATGTTAAATCTTAAGGGCTTATATGCAAGTTATGTACTGTTAGGGGTGGAACTCTTAGGGATTCTTACCTCTGCACAAGATTCTATAGACTTGCGGAACACATCCAGCTGCATGAGGTCCTTGGCCATGCTGGCCCATTGACTGCCCATGCCAGCGTACACGAACCAGATGGGTCTTGGCTCCTCCTCGAAGGGCAGCACCTCCACTTTGACGGCGCCACTGGAGTCCAGGACAGCATAGCCTCTGAAAGgatgcaggggaatcgtctgcgAGTGAATATCATTAATGAGGGTAAGCAGCTCCCGATCATTCGACTGATCAGTGGCCACTTTTAGGAGTTGCTGCACTGCCTCCTCCGTGCGACCGGAGCAGACCACCAGTCGCAAGGATTGCTTCTCCTCTAACCCGTTGCTCGATGATTTGGGAGCTTTGGATTTGGTATGGGACTTTAGTACCACATGGGCATTGGCTCCTCCAAAGCCAAACGAGTTCAGGCCCACAATTCCTCCCTGCCATGGAAGGTTTTTATCCACCACCTTGAGTCGGCCTTCAACTAAAGCGGGCACCGCTGGATTGGGAGTGCGGTAGTGCAGGTTCCGGGGGATGACGCCCTCTTCCATGGCAATGATCATCTTGGCAAGAGCACTGACCCCAGATGCCGGTTCAGCGTGCCCCATGTTGGACTTGACGGATCCAATAAGCAGAGGACTCGATCGCGAGGGACGGCAGAAGAAGTTGCTCAGCATGTTGGCCTCCTGATCATCGCCGACGGGCGTACCACTCCCATGGGCTTCCACGTACACCACCTCATCCGGATTCAGACCGATCTCACTGTACGTTTCCTCCAGCAGGGCCTGCTGCATCCGGCCGTCGGGGAAGGTGACCCCCTGTTCCTTGAACCCGTCTGTATTTGTGCGCACATTAAGGATGCTGGCGTACACCCTTTTGGCTTCCTTCCGGCGCTGGAGGAGGACCACGGCACAGGTGTCTGCCCGGGCGTAGCCGTTGGCCGCTGCATCGAAGGTCTTGCACGAGCCGTCGTGGCTTACAATTCCCAGTCTGAGAAACTGCAGGGCAAAGATTGGTTTCAGTATGAGATTCACGCCCGCCACAACGGCGTAGTCGCAGCGACCCGCCCGCATATCCGCGAAGGCGTGGTTCAGTGCCACCAGCGAGCTGGAGCACGCGGTGTCCACTATGAAGCTGGGACCCTTGAAGTCAAAGGTGTAGGAGATCCGGTTAGCAAACATGGCCCTCGCACATCCCGTCAGGCAATACCCATTTATGCTGCTGGGCTCCATGTTGGGGATCTCGTGCTCTGTCTCCACGAAGGACAGGCCTATGTAGACGCCGGTTCGACTGCCTCGGAGCTGAGCGGGATTAATGCCCGCATCGATGATCGCCTCGTGGGTCAGCTCGAGGAGCATTCGCATACAGGGATCCATGAGCTCCGCCTGCTTCTGGTGAACGCTGAAGAATTTGTCGTCGAACTTCTCCAGGTCCGTGTCCTTCATTTTGGCCATGCGCTCCGGAAGACCATAAATCCCTAATCAAAGTAAGCAGACATTCATAGGAGGGTTTTCTGTTACTTATTATTCTCGTGGATTCAGGTACGTAATAGATAATGAAAAAATAGCATCCCCAAATAAGGTACGCGACGCACCCTATTTCAattttgaaaatgggattCTCCCAAAGCTTAGGAATTTGAAACCCAAAAGCTTAAAAccagtttaaaatttattcgATACGACCCAGCGGCTGCCGGGTACTAAAAAAATTGCCTCGGATATTCTCATTCCCCTACATCAATGCGGAATGGGTGTTCCACAAACTGACGAGGGGAGTTTCGAGTTGGCTTGACTTTGAACCGAGGGGCCAGGCTATATGAGTTTGACGAGAACCGATTGGGAATTATGACGAAGCTTAGGGGAGACCGGATAAGACTGCGACAGTGATATTGAAAAGCTTTGTACGATCTGAAGGGGATGATACTTGGTGGGTTTATTAAACACTAACCTGCTTCCCAGCGACGGGGATCATCTGTGACCATATCAATTCCATTGAGCAAGTTATACTTGAACTCCTCTATGTTACTGCTCTCAGGCAGTTTTCCAGATAGTCCCGAGATCACAATATCTCCGTCTTTGCCTGCCGCGCTCTCCGCCTGTGCTTTCTTTTTATTAGGCATCCTGGGGGCTATGTTCAGATCAGGATTGGAGGCAGGTCAGTCTGTAAAAGGGCCCAACTGAACGGAAAACTGTTCAAAACAAAGTCATAGTGGATAATAATAgattagtatttatttaaaattataatacgatttgaattataattatatcATTAGTAGATAAATAATAAAGttcaatataaataaaatacaataaagtCCATCatacatttaaaatttgaattcattttctataaaatgtaTAGCTTGGGGAGACTATTCGTTTCCAGAACCTTGATTATATTTGAACCTAAAATTTAGATTGCGGAAAGGCTTGATAACGATTACAAATTGTAAAGAGTAATAAGTATAATctcattaattaaaataaaatcaaactaattgagaaaaaatagagaacttttattaaaaaaaataatagtacaCAAATATTCTGAATAATTTAACCTTCACTTTTCTTTAGAGGATTTGAAAGGAATTTTAGCTGATTCGGCATTGATATACATTTCAatcttatattaaaaaatattaattttaatatttgctcCTTGTTATTCGTTGAATAAATAAGTATCATGGCTTTTACCTTTACATTGTTTTTCGCTACCTATGGTTTTTTCCTACCCCCTTCTTCTAGTTCCAACTTCTTTGGAACTAAATAAAATCTTATCTTAATCTTAAGACCTTATATTTTGACTGTTTGTCAAAATTAAAGTGTAATTCTAGTAATTTATCAATTTTCagctaaaataaataaggtgttaaagttttttgaaaatcgGCTTAATCTTAGATGCCCAGATAGACTTAGCAGGTATTCAAAATGCCAAATCATGAGTAATAGTAATCACTAGAGCAGTAATCACTCCAGAAATGACCCAAGCATGCGTCAAGATTTGATCAATATTGTCGCCCTGGAAAGCTGATAAGATTTCTGCTGCAGCAGCAGTCACCTTGTCTCCTCCCCTAGTCCTCGATCAGACCTATATGCAATCATACGATTCGccaattcaaaatatttcgaaTTATAGGAGGGAGACCCGATACGGATCATTTGATTTCTTGTTGCCAGGTTATGGGAGAAGGCTTTCGAGATAGCCCAGCCACCTCGCCACGGCGTGGACTGCACCTGGAGCGGATGGCGGGGCTAAGGCGGGGCAATAGTCCCGATAAGCTCCGATAGAATATTTCCTAAACACTCGAACAAGCAAATGGGACGCGTGCCAGAACACAAACATAGAGCATAATAAGTCTCGCTCATTGAATTGTCTGATGGGTTCAAAGATCCCAAAGAACaatgaaaaaacaaaacaataaagaAGTGTCTGAAGAATTAATTTGATTGgaaaaataatctttttatacaaaaaacacgtttttatttattttaacaccAAATATAAGGTCCttggaaatttaaaaaaatggaatattGATTCGAGGcttttccaaaatttaaaattttaaggcAACTTTAAATTCATTCGCTTCACAACATATTCTTCAGGAAAGCTAAGTAAAGCTAAGTCGAGCCTGTATAATATTTGACAGCTCcactaatataaaaataaaaaatccatTCATAGCTTATAGCaccgctttttttttttaacaattttcactggtctttttaatatatttttgtaaaagattTAGAACTTCTCCTCACTGGACTcacattatttatattttttcaagtcaCTAACTTATCACCAACCGCGTATCCTTTTTAAACTTAGTTCGGAATCCAAAGGATATAGGCAAAGGATAAAGATctcctttttcttttgttaACTACGATATATCCTTATTTTGGGCGCGTATAGATCCGACTTATTCCGCTGACAGACTGAACAAGGGCTGCACCCGTCGAATTCTTTATATGCATTCGGTCCGCGGGGCCACGGGGGATCGATGGCCACCGAATGCCGCATTTCTAATTATCCCCGTAACCACGGATTATACCGAAACCCAGCCGATCCTATTATGCCAACCGCTGAATAATTCATTTTCATGCAAAACTCGCCTCTAACATCGACCAAACCAAACAGAAATTGCGACTCCGAGCAGGACAGGCCTGCTCGtggggtttatttttttaatttaggtGCCCATGCCCCGGTAACGGCTAAGTAGTCCAATAACATTATTTCAATAACGAGCTCCAGATTTGGATGTGAATTGGGAGCGCTTGGCTCTAGCGGCGCTTGGGAGCCTTCGCTACCCGTCCACCCTTGTTCTTGCCGAGGTGCCGGCATGTAGTGGCTTTTCGGGTACGAGCACTTCTTGACCGAGTTTTTGGAGTTCGCTTCTTGGTCAATTTTCGGGCCTTAGGAGTTACTTCTTCATCGATAAGGGTAAGTACTCCAGTCGTCTCCCCCACTCCGATAGCCACGTCTACGGCGTTCCTAAGGGAACCAAAGGGACGCACATGCTCGAACATCACGGCATCTTGGATATGCTTAATGATGTCATCCATGGGTATaccttttaaagaaaaaaaatattttggataCTATTTTGGATAATATTTACATGGCGTCTACTTACGTAGCTCAGGTTGGCGACTTAGCAAATCCAATATATATGGCAACAAGGTTGAGGTGTACTTATCcataataaattttgaaaatatgatttaaactatttttattttaaaatgaaaaaatattaaatatatatcgcGTTTGATGTAGAGCTAGAAACTAAAATGTTGATGCGGTCGAATGGAGATGTGTCCTAAAGTAAAAAGTTACAAGAAGTTTATATTACGTCAAATATTCATTTCACAAACTACTTTGTTCAGTAATATTTCGAAACTCGACTACTTTGTTCTTTTCGCTCTCGAAAACCGCTGTTAAACAAgctaattaaatcaaattaattaaattcggGTCTTTAGATGCATATGTACGAGACCCATTTCCTCCTAATTAGATGCAAATtgtttcctaaaaaaaaaatgtcattaAACTCTGAATGCCCCAGTTCGGCCGTGGATTAGTAGTATTACTTTTGTCCCTTATGTTGTGACCATTAAATCATTCtctatttgtttatttactaAGAATTGAGCTGTATATGTATTAATCAAGtacattttaataatttacttACATTACCCCAACATAATTCTTTCATACCATAGACCATTCAAACTGAAGTACTCAAGAGGTTCTTACCTCGTAATTTTTACCAATAACAGCGAATTTTATgcagacacagatacagataagAATAAACCCCCCCGGATTCGACCAAATCAAATAGAAATTGCCACTCCAAGCAAGACAGGCATGCTcgtgtaaaataaaataaaattatttcaataaCGAGCTCCAGATTTGGATTGCCAGCGATTGGATCTAGCGTGGGCGCTTGGGAGCCTTCGCTACACATCCTCCCTTGTTCTTGTCGACGGCTAGGCGTGCATTGGCTTTTCGGGTTGGAGAACTCGTGGCCCGCGATCTTGGCATCCTCTTCTTGATGAATTTTCGGGCCTGAGAAGGAGTAACCATTGCTTCGGGAGGCAATTCATTGGAGACCGGTCGTCCAAATTGAATACGTCCTATAGAAGTCACTTCTTCATCGACAAGGGTAAGTACTTTAGTCGTCTGCCCCACTCCGATAGCGAAGTCTACAGCGTTTTTAAGAGACCCAAAGGGAGACACATGCTCGTGCATCACTGCATCTTGGATATGCTTAATGATGTAGTCCCTGGACACACCTTTtcagaaagaaaaataaaaatattttggagtTGCTGGACCATGTTTTAATAGCCTTTACTTACGAAGTTCGGGTTGGCGACTTATCAAACCCACAATATATGGCAACAAGGTTGCGGTTCTCTTATCCATAACAAaatttagtaaatatttatctaGTAAATATGATTTAGActaaatggaaaaatataaaattctagAAGAATAGATGTTGATGCGGTCGAACGGAGATCTGAAGTGAAgcaaacttcattttacaaacTATGTACTCTATTTTAAAACCTGACTACTTTGTTCATTTCACTCTCAAAATTCAGTGTTTAGCAagctaattaaataaaattaattacgtTCGGGACTGTAGAGAAACGATTGGATATGTCCTAGCCTAGATATGTCCTcccttttcccaaaaaatgtCTCAGTAGTATAAGTTTTGACCCTCATGCTATGACTATTAATTCATTactttcctttttgtttaatttccaATCATTTAATTGTATATTTAAGGAAAAATAAgtacattttataaatttatgtacaTACTTCCTTAACTACCCCAACATACACCATGCATAAAAATCCCATTCAGAGTGAAGTACTCAAGAGGTTCTTGCCTTGACAATTTTTCCAATAAGAGCTGATTTTATTCAGACATAAGATAAGCACTGGGAATTCAAGGTCTTCCGCAAGCTCAGACAGAAATTTTTCCTTAGCTGATTACCCTACTCTATTTCTGGTTTATTGAATATTTGTTGACTTTAGTTATCGAACTAtactaaaaaaatgtttgtcttTATGGGTGACTtatgattttaaataaaatgtggaCTCTACGAATCGGGATTTCGTTCCATTGAATACTTTCACGAAACTATTAAGAGTATTACCTTGTCGCCAAAGCCCTATCAGGGGCTATTCCGGGCATATCAAGAGCCACTAGCCCCGGTAACAAATTGAGAGCtattaataaaaaccaaaacaaaaacagagacGCGTGCAGTCTTCGCTTTCTTTGCCGGCTACGTCGCATGATAGCGATGATggaaagtatttatttttttgtgaggTTTTTGAAAGCCTCGACCTGGGCGATAGGGACCCATACATATAGAATAACTTATGTTCCGATGCTCCGAAGCGTTGTGAACGCATGAGAACGATGTGATTAGTGTAGGCGCGCCGCGTGCTGCGGAATCGCCCGACTGGCCACTCAATGTCCGATAACGTTTTTGGGTATTCTACCCGGCTGACTAGTCAGGCTGGCTAGTCTCGATGGCATATAATTAGAGGCGCGGAAATTTACGCACCGCTGTGGAGTGTGTCGGTTGGGACGGCTGGCAGAATAGTTTTATAATGCTAGCCGTACTAGTCGTGGATGATTGTGCTTAAATGTGTGATCTAAAGGTTGAATCATTGATAGCGGGAGCTACCTGGATCGAGCCAAATGCCACTGATTGCCCTTCAGTCTGGACGCTGCTGCTCAGATCCACCGGTGATAGCAAGGCTTTTCACGGTGACTTAAAGGTGATCCTTGACGGACGCCGTTTCTGTGTTATCGCGCAGATCGGCATCTAGTttatataacaaataataatatgcGTCAGTGGCCGATCGTGGATTTACAGTCGTTGAACCGCGGGCAATCGGCTGTGATGCAATGGCACACGGTTGAATACCGCTGCAAACTGCGTCACTGCCTCGGCCAATGGTCAAAGTTTTGAGAATTCGCCTACTAGTTTGCAAAGTGCTTTAGGGGAAGCTCCACtggaaagttttttttaaaaatttacttAAAGAGTAAACAATACCTTGAAACAAAATATGCTACGCACAGCgcaacatttatttatttacattttaattaaaatgtgtaACAACCTCCCTGTCTAGTATTCTTCCATTATTTTTCGTTATTTAGGAGCCTAAAGTGTTTATACCCCTTTATTGACCACTATATACTCTGAAATAAATCGCGTATATACCCTTAAAGCTTCACCACCGTCTTGCCCTGCATGTGTCCGCTTTTTAGACGTTCAAAGGCCTTTGGCAGATCAGCGAAATCAAAACTGCAGTCGATTTGCGGAATCAGCTGAAACCACAAAGCGGGAGATTAGCAGATTATTTGACTATAATCTGAATTTATACATACCTTCCGCGATTCGACAAGCTTCTTTAGAAACTCAATGCCATGGGGCGCTGGGCTGAAGAAGCCCCACTTGACTAGGCCGCCTCTCTGGGAGAAGGACTTCAAATTGGTTTGGACCAGGTCGCCAAGGTTTTTGATGGCTCCAAAGACCAAGCCTTGCTGATCTATATTGGCCAGCATTGGCGATGAAAAGGTAATATATTGCCTATAATCGTACTTCAATTCCGATG
This region of Drosophila bipectinata strain 14024-0381.07 chromosome 2L, DbipHiC1v2, whole genome shotgun sequence genomic DNA includes:
- the LOC108127317 gene encoding uncharacterized protein produces the protein MDKRTATLLPYIVGLISRQPELRVSRDYIIKHIQDAVMHEHVSPFGSLKNAVDFAIGVGQTTKVLTLVDEEVTSIGRIQFGRPVSNELPPEAMVTPSQARKFIKKRMPRSRATSSPTRKANARLAVDKNKGGCVAKAPKRPR